The following coding sequences lie in one Megalodesulfovibrio gigas DSM 1382 = ATCC 19364 genomic window:
- a CDS encoding cobalt-precorrin 5A hydrolase yields the protein MTPRGAALGRVLAGVLDADLHLHRHIPDEPAHAGEGVREFRFTRFADALAAAWSGYEGHDGYDGYDGHVCLCAAGIVVRAIAPLLVSKQVDPAVVVADQDGRFVVSLLSGHLGGANALARRVAACTGGQAVITTASDTAGLPALDVLLAERGIIPAGHASLTPLMAALVRGERLGVLDPLGCLDVVADCLERLTPDTAAAWSGPVLLVDWRTPGFCGETSQGRAVVAHPPVLALGVGCRRGVPATALESFVREVLARHGLAAQSLLGLASIEAKADEPGILRLAEALGVPAVFYPAADLAGVPVPTPSAVVLARMGVPSVAEAAAVRLADASSLIVPKQIGPGMTCAVALRSSCPNIIHPFPPC from the coding sequence TTGACCCCCCGGGGGGCGGCCCTGGGCAGGGTGCTGGCCGGCGTCCTGGATGCGGATCTGCATCTGCATCGGCACATCCCTGACGAGCCTGCCCATGCGGGCGAGGGCGTCCGCGAGTTCCGGTTCACCCGGTTTGCTGATGCCCTCGCTGCGGCCTGGTCCGGCTACGAGGGCCACGACGGGTATGACGGGTATGACGGGCACGTCTGCCTGTGCGCCGCGGGCATCGTGGTGCGGGCGATTGCGCCGCTGCTGGTCTCCAAACAGGTGGATCCGGCCGTGGTGGTGGCGGATCAGGACGGCCGGTTCGTCGTCAGCCTGCTGTCCGGCCATCTGGGCGGAGCCAATGCCCTGGCCCGGCGCGTGGCGGCCTGCACCGGCGGGCAGGCGGTCATCACCACCGCCTCGGACACGGCCGGGTTGCCGGCCCTGGATGTGCTGTTGGCGGAACGCGGGATCATTCCGGCGGGCCATGCCTCCCTGACGCCGCTCATGGCCGCCCTGGTGCGCGGCGAACGGCTGGGGGTGCTGGATCCCCTGGGCTGCCTCGATGTGGTGGCAGACTGCCTCGAACGCCTGACGCCGGACACGGCCGCGGCCTGGTCCGGCCCCGTGCTGCTGGTGGACTGGCGCACGCCCGGATTTTGCGGCGAAACGTCGCAGGGCAGGGCGGTGGTGGCGCATCCTCCGGTGCTGGCGCTGGGGGTGGGGTGCCGGCGCGGGGTGCCGGCAACGGCGCTGGAATCCTTCGTGCGCGAGGTGTTGGCCCGGCATGGGCTGGCTGCGCAGAGCCTGCTGGGGCTGGCCAGCATCGAGGCCAAGGCCGACGAGCCCGGCATCCTGCGTCTGGCCGAGGCCCTGGGCGTGCCGGCGGTATTTTACCCGGCGGCGGATCTGGCCGGGGTGCCGGTGCCCACGCCGTCCGCCGTGGTGCTGGCGCGCATGGGTGTGCCGTCCGTGGCCGAGGCCGCGGCCGTGCGGCTGGCTGACGCCTCCTCGCTGATCGTCCCCAAACAGATTGGCCCGGGCATGACCTGCGCCGTGGCCTTGAGGTCCTCATGTCCGAACATCATACATCCGTTCCCGCCCTGTTGA
- a CDS encoding ABC transporter substrate-binding protein: MRWLFAARLLCVWARACCAAVLLLAAVGEAQAGKEDLRASAPVVFLHYWTDDFRTGVDAMVQAMTRQHPSLQLLAQGFEHEAFKKGIQAMLRGEGAPDIISYWAGQRTKALVEADVLTPVDDVWRLHGLDEVFPPALREACTYGGQRFGVPVTMHWVGFFYDKALFDALHLAPPRSWDEFLAVCEAIRRHGRAPVALGLQGQWPAQYWFDFLLLRTAGPEFRTRLLNGEESFLDPRVRRAFVLWQDLLDREYFLPQPALYDWAGAVKAVHGGEAGMTLMGTWVVGLLEGKLGWKACEEFDFFAFPVVDAEVPRVNLGPVDLVALTRRGDRPQGRAALAAFADVPAQQAMSRGSGALAPSSRVPPEAYSSMQRRILDEIRTGDTWAFAFDLNAPERLARAGLQAFEDFQTRRHDVDHVLRVMHQATLQRWP, translated from the coding sequence ATGCGATGGCTTTTTGCCGCAAGGCTGCTTTGTGTGTGGGCGCGGGCATGTTGCGCCGCGGTCTTGTTGCTGGCTGCCGTCGGGGAGGCGCAGGCCGGCAAGGAAGACTTGCGCGCCTCGGCGCCGGTGGTCTTCCTGCATTATTGGACCGACGACTTCCGCACCGGGGTGGATGCCATGGTGCAGGCCATGACCCGGCAGCATCCTTCCCTGCAGCTGCTGGCCCAGGGCTTCGAGCACGAGGCGTTCAAGAAGGGCATCCAGGCCATGCTGCGCGGGGAAGGCGCGCCGGACATCATTTCCTATTGGGCCGGCCAGCGCACCAAAGCCCTTGTTGAAGCAGACGTGTTGACGCCGGTGGACGACGTCTGGCGTCTGCATGGTCTGGACGAGGTCTTCCCCCCGGCCCTGCGTGAGGCCTGCACCTATGGTGGCCAGCGCTTCGGCGTGCCGGTGACCATGCACTGGGTCGGCTTTTTCTATGACAAGGCCCTCTTCGACGCCCTGCACCTCGCGCCCCCCCGCTCCTGGGACGAGTTCCTGGCCGTGTGCGAGGCCATTCGCCGCCATGGTCGCGCGCCCGTGGCCCTGGGCCTGCAAGGACAGTGGCCGGCGCAGTACTGGTTTGATTTTCTGCTCCTGCGCACGGCTGGTCCCGAGTTTCGCACCCGGCTGTTGAACGGAGAGGAATCCTTTCTGGATCCCCGGGTGCGTCGGGCGTTTGTGCTGTGGCAGGACCTGCTGGACCGCGAATATTTTCTGCCTCAGCCCGCCTTGTACGACTGGGCCGGGGCCGTGAAGGCCGTGCACGGCGGCGAGGCCGGCATGACCCTCATGGGAACCTGGGTTGTCGGGCTGCTGGAAGGCAAGCTGGGGTGGAAGGCGTGTGAGGAGTTCGATTTTTTTGCGTTCCCGGTCGTCGATGCGGAGGTCCCCCGCGTGAATCTGGGCCCTGTGGATCTGGTGGCCCTCACCCGGCGTGGCGATCGGCCCCAGGGGCGCGCCGCCCTGGCCGCCTTTGCGGACGTGCCGGCCCAGCAGGCCATGAGCCGGGGGTCCGGCGCCCTGGCTCCCAGCAGCCGAGTGCCGCCCGAGGCGTACTCCTCCATGCAGCGGCGGATTCTGGACGAGATTCGGACCGGAGACACCTGGGCCTTCGCCTTTGACCTCAATGCCCCGGAACGCCTGGCCCGGGCGGGGTTGCAGGCCTTCGAGGACTTCCAGACCCGCCGGCATGATGTGGATCACGTGCTGCGCGTCATGCATCAGGCCACGTTGCAGCGATGGCCATAG
- the hemL gene encoding glutamate-1-semialdehyde 2,1-aminomutase, whose product MHTSRELFERARKVIPGGVNSPVRACLSVKADPLFIAEGYGSKLRTVDGQECIDFVMSWGPMLLGHCHPAVEAAVVAAVKKGASYGAPCEAEVLLAETLTQMFPAMDLVRMVSSGTEATMSALRLARGVTGRAKVIKFDGCYHGHADAFLAAAGSGVATLGIPGTPGVPPSTAADTIVVPYNNLDATAACFAAHAGQIACVIVEPVAGNMGLVPPAPGFLQGLRDLCTANGALLIFDEVITGLRVAFGGAQTRFGIEPDLTTLGKIIGGGLPVGAYGGKRQYMERIAPCGDVYQAGTLSGNPVAMAAGLATLAALAASDYAALEARTAAFAGELADILRAKGVAVTCNVFASMFTLFFTDCPVTDYDSAKTADRDRYASFYTQMREQGIYLAPSGFECAMVSFAHTEEDFANTLDAARKVTF is encoded by the coding sequence ATGCACACGTCCCGGGAGCTCTTTGAACGCGCCCGCAAGGTCATTCCCGGCGGGGTCAATTCCCCGGTCCGGGCCTGTCTCTCCGTCAAGGCAGATCCGTTGTTCATCGCTGAAGGATATGGCTCCAAACTGCGCACCGTGGACGGGCAGGAGTGCATCGACTTCGTCATGAGCTGGGGTCCCATGCTGTTGGGCCACTGCCACCCGGCCGTGGAGGCCGCGGTGGTGGCCGCCGTGAAGAAGGGCGCAAGCTACGGCGCACCCTGCGAAGCCGAAGTGCTGCTGGCGGAAACACTGACGCAGATGTTCCCCGCCATGGACCTGGTGCGCATGGTCTCCTCCGGCACCGAAGCCACCATGAGCGCCCTGCGCCTGGCCCGGGGCGTGACCGGGCGGGCCAAGGTCATCAAGTTTGACGGCTGCTACCATGGTCATGCCGATGCCTTCCTGGCTGCCGCCGGCTCCGGCGTGGCCACCCTGGGCATTCCCGGCACCCCCGGCGTGCCCCCCAGCACGGCCGCGGACACCATCGTGGTGCCCTACAACAATCTGGACGCCACGGCCGCCTGCTTTGCCGCCCATGCCGGGCAGATCGCCTGCGTCATCGTGGAGCCCGTGGCCGGCAACATGGGGCTGGTGCCGCCTGCGCCGGGATTCCTGCAGGGCCTGCGCGACCTGTGCACCGCCAACGGCGCGTTGCTGATCTTCGACGAGGTCATCACCGGCCTGCGCGTGGCCTTCGGCGGGGCGCAGACCCGCTTCGGCATCGAACCGGATCTGACCACCCTGGGCAAGATCATCGGCGGCGGCCTCCCCGTGGGCGCCTACGGCGGCAAGCGGCAGTACATGGAACGCATCGCCCCCTGCGGCGACGTGTACCAGGCCGGCACGCTGTCCGGAAACCCCGTGGCCATGGCCGCGGGTCTGGCCACCCTGGCCGCCCTGGCCGCCAGCGACTACGCCGCCCTGGAGGCCCGCACCGCCGCCTTTGCCGGCGAGCTGGCCGACATCCTGCGCGCCAAGGGCGTGGCGGTGACGTGCAATGTCTTCGCCTCCATGTTCACCCTGTTCTTCACCGACTGCCCGGTCACGGACTACGACAGCGCCAAAACTGCCGACCGCGACCGCTACGCCAGCTTCTACACCCAGATGCGCGAGCAGGGCATCTATCTGGCGCCGTCGGGCTTCGAGTGCGCCATGGTCAGCTTTGCCCACACTGAGGAAGACTTCGCCAACACCCTGGACGCTGCCAGGAAGGTGACCTTCTGA
- the ahbB gene encoding siroheme decarboxylase subunit beta, translating into MHQFTPAQRTVLRLAQDQLPDSLTPYADMARQAGITEEEVIALLQSLLEEGVIRRFGASIKHQQAGWNHNVMVAWRIDDDAARDAAGTAMAEHPHVSHCYWRPAQADWPYTLFTMVHGRSPEELQRVVAELSERTGQNDYGLLHSIRELKKTSMVYFQE; encoded by the coding sequence ATGCATCAATTCACCCCTGCCCAACGCACGGTCCTGCGGCTGGCCCAGGATCAGCTGCCGGATTCCCTCACCCCCTATGCGGATATGGCCCGCCAGGCCGGCATTACCGAAGAGGAAGTCATCGCCCTGTTGCAGTCCCTGCTTGAGGAGGGGGTCATCCGTCGCTTCGGGGCATCCATCAAGCATCAGCAGGCCGGCTGGAACCACAATGTCATGGTGGCCTGGCGCATCGATGACGACGCCGCGCGCGACGCCGCCGGCACGGCCATGGCCGAGCATCCCCATGTGTCCCATTGCTACTGGCGGCCCGCCCAGGCGGACTGGCCCTACACCCTGTTCACCATGGTGCACGGCCGCAGCCCCGAGGAACTGCAGCGGGTGGTCGCCGAATTGTCCGAGCGCACCGGGCAAAACGATTACGGGCTGTTGCACAGCATCCGGGAGCTCAAAAAGACGTCCATGGTGTATTTCCAAGAATAA
- a CDS encoding NAD(P)H-dependent glycerol-3-phosphate dehydrogenase yields MRITVLGGGSWGTALAGLFAGQGRETTLWIREPELASRMRQTRVNDVYLPGIILPDALRIEHDLPRALVGSGVQVLAIPCQFSREFLEQARPHLPMRPVVVCASKGIEVAHLATMGQVVEEALAGLTPIFAILSGPSFAMEVAKGLPTAVAMGCANDAIARELQGLLTGPMFRIYTNPDVRGVELGGALKNVMAIAVGMLDGLEAGLDARAALITRGLAEMSRLGVAMGAQERTFMGLAGLGDLVLTCTGELSRNRAVGLELGRGKALAEILGSRKTVAEGVATTRSMFQLGQQHGVDLPIAAAVHAVLYENAPVRETLSRLMARNLKSE; encoded by the coding sequence ATGCGCATCACCGTGCTGGGAGGCGGCAGCTGGGGCACGGCCCTGGCGGGGCTGTTCGCGGGGCAAGGCCGCGAAACAACGCTGTGGATTCGGGAGCCCGAGCTGGCCTCCCGCATGCGACAGACCCGTGTGAACGACGTCTATTTGCCGGGCATCATCCTGCCGGATGCCCTGCGCATCGAGCATGATCTGCCGCGCGCCCTGGTCGGGTCCGGCGTGCAGGTGCTGGCCATACCGTGCCAGTTCAGCCGGGAGTTTCTGGAGCAGGCGCGCCCGCATTTGCCCATGCGGCCGGTGGTGGTCTGCGCCAGCAAAGGCATTGAGGTGGCGCACCTGGCCACCATGGGGCAGGTGGTGGAAGAAGCCCTGGCGGGACTGACGCCGATCTTCGCCATCCTGTCCGGTCCGTCCTTTGCCATGGAAGTGGCCAAAGGCCTGCCCACGGCCGTGGCCATGGGCTGCGCCAACGACGCCATCGCCCGCGAGCTGCAAGGGCTGCTCACCGGCCCCATGTTCCGTATTTACACCAACCCCGACGTGCGCGGCGTGGAGCTTGGCGGGGCGCTCAAGAACGTCATGGCCATCGCCGTGGGCATGCTGGACGGGCTGGAGGCCGGACTGGACGCCCGCGCCGCCCTCATCACCCGCGGTCTGGCCGAGATGAGCCGGCTGGGCGTGGCCATGGGCGCCCAGGAACGGACCTTCATGGGCCTGGCCGGCCTGGGCGATCTGGTGCTGACCTGCACGGGGGAGTTGTCCCGCAACCGCGCCGTGGGCCTGGAGCTGGGCCGGGGCAAGGCCCTGGCGGAAATCCTCGGCTCGCGCAAGACCGTGGCCGAAGGCGTGGCCACCACGCGCTCCATGTTCCAGCTGGGTCAGCAACACGGGGTGGACCTGCCCATCGCCGCGGCGGTGCATGCCGTGCTCTACGAAAACGCCCCGGTGCGCGAGACGCTGTCCCGGCTGATGGCCCGCAATCTCAAAAGCGAATGA
- a CDS encoding sensor histidine kinase translates to MRIRLRPQSLLGRTSIIVVLVEALALAALGVTAVGLLSRDIDRTLEARARLPGLLMSRQLLRYESVADKAVMTNLAGNEFLNGLVVAADGHIYFASDKTFVGRNVSQLEDGLADHLAGVLDSAAAQGSVVRMKTGNLLCITPIRAFEGARPFFYALVIINTEASARLKSRLGWGFALASFGCILLTSAGLLLFFRHGVVNPLGSLEKSAQALAAGKLDEPIDTSRDDEIGSLARQFATMRDAIRAKVRELEDVNRKLTELDELKSHFLSSVSHELRTPLTSLLGFASLTRKHFRRHFLPLVGDDPNLERRSGQIMDNLQVIEAEGARLTRLINDVLDLNRIESGRRVWRDKPVRPTEAAEHAVRSTAMLFALKPEIRLLVDVPDTLPAVRADPDSLQQVLVNLLHNAVNYTELGQVQVQARQTPAAEGQPHTVQFTVQDTGPGIAPEDQGRLFQKFVQLHPHGRSAADVVVAGSSGTGLGLAICKEIVTHYDGEIWVESAPGQGSAFHFTLPIWTGPPPLVI, encoded by the coding sequence ATGCGCATCCGTCTTCGTCCTCAAAGCCTGCTGGGCCGCACGAGCATCATTGTGGTGCTGGTGGAGGCCCTTGCCCTGGCCGCCCTGGGTGTGACGGCGGTGGGTCTGTTATCCAGGGATATTGACCGCACCCTGGAGGCCCGGGCCAGGCTGCCCGGCCTGCTCATGAGCCGGCAGTTGTTGCGATACGAATCCGTGGCCGACAAGGCCGTGATGACCAACCTGGCCGGCAACGAATTTCTGAACGGCCTGGTGGTGGCTGCCGACGGGCACATCTACTTCGCCTCGGACAAGACTTTCGTGGGCCGCAATGTCTCGCAACTGGAAGACGGCCTGGCTGATCACCTGGCCGGCGTGCTCGATTCCGCGGCGGCGCAGGGCTCGGTGGTGCGCATGAAGACGGGCAACCTGCTGTGCATCACGCCCATCCGGGCTTTTGAAGGCGCGCGCCCGTTTTTCTACGCCCTGGTCATCATCAATACGGAAGCCTCCGCCCGGCTCAAGTCCCGCCTGGGCTGGGGGTTTGCCCTGGCCTCCTTCGGCTGCATCCTCCTCACGTCTGCGGGGCTGCTGCTGTTTTTTCGCCATGGCGTGGTCAACCCGCTGGGATCCCTGGAAAAGAGCGCCCAGGCCCTGGCCGCCGGGAAACTGGACGAACCCATCGACACCTCCCGCGATGACGAAATAGGCAGCCTTGCCCGGCAGTTCGCCACCATGCGCGACGCCATCCGGGCCAAGGTACGCGAGCTGGAGGACGTCAACCGCAAGCTCACGGAACTGGACGAGCTCAAGTCGCACTTCCTGTCCTCGGTTTCGCATGAACTGCGTACGCCGCTGACCTCCCTGCTGGGCTTCGCCTCCCTTACACGCAAGCATTTCCGCCGGCATTTTCTGCCCCTGGTGGGGGACGATCCGAACCTGGAACGCCGCAGCGGGCAGATCATGGACAATCTCCAGGTCATCGAGGCCGAGGGCGCGCGGCTTACCCGGCTCATCAATGACGTGCTGGATCTGAACCGCATCGAATCCGGCCGCCGTGTCTGGCGGGATAAGCCTGTCCGGCCGACCGAGGCCGCGGAGCATGCCGTCCGCAGTACGGCCATGCTTTTTGCCCTCAAGCCGGAAATCCGGTTGCTGGTGGACGTGCCGGATACCCTGCCCGCCGTGCGGGCCGATCCGGATTCCCTGCAGCAGGTGCTGGTGAACCTGCTGCACAATGCCGTCAATTATACGGAACTGGGCCAGGTGCAGGTGCAGGCCCGGCAGACGCCCGCCGCCGAGGGGCAGCCGCACACCGTGCAGTTCACCGTGCAGGACACCGGCCCCGGCATTGCGCCGGAAGATCAGGGCCGGCTGTTTCAAAAATTCGTACAACTGCACCCCCATGGCCGCAGCGCCGCGGATGTGGTGGTGGCCGGATCCAGCGGCACAGGCCTGGGGCTGGCCATCTGCAAGGAAATCGTCACGCATTACGACGGCGAGATCTGGGTGGAGAGCGCCCCCGGCCAGGGCAGCGCGTTTCATTTCACCCTGCCGATCTGGACCGGGCCGCCGCCGCTGGTCATTTGA